One part of the Marinobacter sp. M3C genome encodes these proteins:
- a CDS encoding ABC transporter substrate-binding protein, translating to MSPRFPLAALFAGLLTFSGLTQADEHITTLEVGYMPILPVAQLFVMEGEGWTKEAGLDLELTRFTSGSAMVQALASGELDVMYFGIGPAMVARANGVPIKVLAASIQEQIGLVARGDFAVAFENNDAAQAIARFTEEQGRKPKIATFPQGSVPNTVLRYWLIEQLGVGLDAVEVIGMGADRVQQVLLAGAVDAASILEPILTTVQERDASARVVVRAAEMLPGQPGAVLAAREATLAEHPEAMRKLMALHLRATDILLNEPKRAAPHVREFVGRRLIDLATVEAALGSPSSNYISDPHAIREGTRRMHDFQLSQGTLRKEVDLDALFDTRLFDEVSKELSAQ from the coding sequence ATGTCACCTCGCTTTCCTTTAGCAGCCCTGTTCGCCGGTCTGCTGACTTTCTCCGGCCTGACCCAGGCCGACGAACACATTACCACTCTTGAAGTGGGATACATGCCGATCCTGCCCGTCGCGCAGCTGTTCGTTATGGAGGGCGAGGGCTGGACCAAGGAGGCGGGCCTGGATCTGGAACTGACCCGTTTCACAAGCGGTTCGGCTATGGTTCAAGCGTTGGCCTCCGGCGAGTTGGACGTCATGTATTTCGGGATTGGTCCGGCAATGGTTGCGCGTGCCAACGGCGTGCCTATCAAAGTGTTAGCTGCAAGCATTCAAGAGCAAATCGGCCTAGTTGCACGCGGCGACTTCGCTGTGGCCTTCGAAAACAACGATGCCGCCCAAGCCATCGCCCGTTTCACCGAAGAGCAGGGTCGCAAGCCCAAGATTGCCACCTTCCCCCAGGGTTCGGTGCCGAACACCGTACTGCGCTACTGGCTGATTGAACAGCTGGGCGTTGGCCTGGATGCAGTGGAAGTTATCGGCATGGGCGCCGACCGCGTACAGCAAGTACTACTGGCCGGTGCGGTGGATGCCGCCTCGATTCTGGAACCTATTCTCACCACGGTTCAGGAACGCGATGCTAGCGCACGCGTGGTCGTGCGTGCCGCCGAAATGTTGCCGGGCCAGCCGGGTGCCGTGTTGGCCGCCCGTGAGGCTACCCTGGCGGAACACCCCGAGGCGATGCGTAAGCTGATGGCACTTCATTTGCGGGCCACCGACATACTGCTGAATGAACCCAAGCGCGCCGCGCCTCATGTGCGCGAGTTCGTCGGCCGCCGGCTGATCGACCTGGCCACCGTTGAGGCCGCGCTGGGTTCGCCGTCATCCAACTACATCAGCGACCCTCACGCCATTCGCGAAGGCACGCGTCGCATGCACGACTTCCAACTGAGCCAGGGCACCCTGCGCAAAGAAGTGGATCTTGACGCTTTGTTCGACACGAGACTCTTCGACGAGGTAAGCAAGGAGCTGTCCGCGCAATGA
- a CDS encoding ABC transporter permease: MSPTMTRSRRSLLSAAGLVAFVLLWELALRSGLLPGSLVPLPSSIPQVFWYELIDGIWLDVVRSSLVHYSVGLLLGSSLGITVGVAAALLPRFDALHAWLARLLRPIPPLAWIPFAIIWFGINPSAAAFIISIGVFWINYFASYSAVHSIDPSFDEVAQAFGQRRFLSRLTKVNLPAAAPGILGGLRAGLGQGWMTVVAAELFGIPGIGQRMMEASSLLATDIVVVYMLTIAGLYALFDFLFMLIQRRLLRWQP, translated from the coding sequence ATGAGCCCTACCATGACGCGTTCCCGGCGTAGCCTATTGAGCGCCGCGGGCCTTGTTGCCTTCGTGTTGCTGTGGGAACTGGCTCTGCGTAGTGGTCTGCTGCCAGGCAGCCTGGTACCGTTACCATCCTCGATTCCGCAGGTTTTCTGGTACGAGCTGATCGACGGTATCTGGCTGGACGTAGTCCGTTCAAGCCTTGTGCACTACAGCGTGGGGTTACTTCTTGGCTCCAGCTTGGGCATTACCGTTGGCGTTGCGGCAGCACTGCTGCCACGCTTTGATGCGCTGCATGCCTGGCTGGCCCGCCTGCTGCGGCCGATCCCGCCGCTGGCGTGGATACCCTTCGCGATCATCTGGTTTGGCATCAACCCTTCGGCGGCTGCGTTCATCATCAGTATTGGGGTGTTCTGGATCAACTACTTCGCCAGCTACAGTGCGGTGCATTCGATTGATCCCAGTTTTGACGAGGTGGCCCAGGCCTTCGGCCAGCGGCGCTTCCTTTCCCGCCTCACCAAGGTCAACTTGCCGGCGGCCGCCCCCGGCATATTGGGCGGCCTGCGCGCTGGCCTCGGCCAAGGCTGGATGACCGTGGTCGCCGCCGAGTTGTTTGGTATTCCCGGCATCGGCCAGCGCATGATGGAGGCCTCTAGTCTTCTGGCCACCGATATCGTGGTGGTTTACATGCTGACCATCGCTGGGCTCTATGCGCTGTTCGATTTCCTATTCATGCTGATTCAGCGCCGATTGTTAAGGTGGCAGCCGTGA
- a CDS encoding ABC transporter ATP-binding protein — protein MTTTRASFAGPVLNARDLSLGFGHTTVLAGVELALYPREFVAVVGASGVGKSTLLRALAGLLAPQTGEVDIPAGKNDGTRAWSMVFQASRLFPWRRVRANVELGLEGLGLSRAERLERAMQPLTLVGLDAYADRWPHTLSGGQQQRVGIARALAVRPRVLFMDEPFASLDAITRRRLQQELIALRQRTEAAIVFVTHDIEEAVLLADRVMILGNQEEGQPARVVETLSVNLPLDERRDLPDFAPLVQRVEAIIGNH, from the coding sequence GTGACAACTACACGTGCCAGCTTCGCGGGACCGGTACTCAACGCTCGAGACCTCAGCCTCGGTTTTGGTCACACCACCGTGCTGGCCGGTGTTGAACTGGCGCTGTACCCGCGCGAGTTCGTGGCGGTCGTGGGCGCCTCAGGAGTAGGTAAGTCAACCCTGCTTCGAGCGCTTGCCGGCTTACTCGCCCCGCAGACCGGCGAGGTAGACATTCCTGCCGGCAAGAACGATGGCACTCGCGCCTGGTCAATGGTTTTCCAGGCCTCGCGACTGTTCCCGTGGCGACGGGTGCGCGCCAATGTAGAGCTGGGACTTGAAGGCCTAGGGCTGTCGCGTGCTGAGCGGCTCGAGCGGGCCATGCAGCCGCTGACGTTGGTCGGCCTGGATGCCTACGCCGATCGGTGGCCACATACGCTGTCGGGTGGCCAGCAGCAGCGGGTTGGCATTGCGCGGGCACTGGCCGTGCGGCCTAGAGTGCTGTTTATGGACGAGCCTTTCGCATCGCTGGATGCCATCACTCGCCGGCGATTGCAACAGGAGCTAATCGCCCTGCGCCAACGCACCGAGGCCGCCATCGTTTTCGTCACCCACGACATAGAAGAGGCGGTACTGCTCGCCGACCGGGTGATGATACTAGGCAACCAGGAGGAGGGTCAGCCCGCTCGGGTTGTTGAGACCCTCAGCGTTAATCTTCCGCTCGACGAGCGTCGTGACCTCCCCGACTTCGCGCCGCTGGTGCAGCGTGTCGAAGCAATCATCGGCAACCACTGA
- a CDS encoding alpha-hydroxy acid oxidase, with amino-acid sequence MKDQHRRLASILNLHDFEKAARGHLPRPIFGYISNAAEDGKTLRANRSAFDNYCFLPRALVDVSKVSLQTELFGKQYAAPFGIAPMGISALSAYRGDKVLAEGAAKANIPMIMSGSSLIPMEDISGPNGTDWFQAYLPGDEEGIEALLARVEKSGFKNLVITVDYPVPPNSENHVRSGFSSPLRPSVRLLIDGLLRPRWLFGTFIRTLINFGVPHFENNHATRGISVISKNVNRDFSGRSHLNWASLALVRKLWSGNLIVKGILHPQDALKAEAAGADGIIVSNHGGRQLDGAIAPMNVLSAIVKAVSLPVMIDSGFRRGSDVLKALGLGAKFVFVGRSFNYAAAYAGEEGVSHTVKLLSAEIQRNMALLGINRVEDMNSERMCLKDGQPLIVSS; translated from the coding sequence ATGAAGGATCAGCACAGGCGATTGGCCTCAATTCTGAATTTGCATGATTTTGAAAAAGCCGCACGAGGACATCTTCCACGTCCCATCTTCGGTTACATCTCCAACGCAGCAGAAGATGGCAAGACGCTGCGCGCCAACCGGAGCGCTTTTGATAATTACTGTTTCCTACCACGTGCGCTCGTTGATGTTTCGAAGGTCTCATTGCAAACGGAGCTTTTCGGCAAGCAGTATGCCGCGCCCTTTGGTATTGCTCCCATGGGAATCAGTGCCCTTTCGGCCTATCGTGGCGACAAGGTATTGGCTGAGGGGGCGGCTAAAGCCAACATTCCTATGATCATGAGTGGCTCCTCGCTGATTCCCATGGAGGATATCAGTGGGCCAAATGGCACAGATTGGTTCCAGGCGTATCTACCCGGTGATGAGGAAGGCATCGAAGCACTGCTTGCACGGGTTGAAAAGTCGGGATTCAAGAATCTGGTGATCACGGTTGATTACCCGGTTCCGCCCAATAGTGAGAATCATGTTCGTAGCGGTTTCTCATCACCATTGCGGCCCAGTGTAAGGCTGCTTATAGACGGTTTGCTGCGGCCACGATGGTTATTTGGTACCTTTATCAGAACCCTGATCAATTTCGGCGTGCCTCATTTTGAGAACAACCATGCCACGCGTGGCATCTCGGTTATTTCAAAAAACGTCAATCGGGACTTTTCTGGTAGAAGCCACTTGAACTGGGCATCGCTTGCGCTGGTTCGCAAGCTCTGGTCCGGGAATCTGATTGTCAAAGGCATACTGCACCCTCAGGATGCCCTCAAGGCGGAAGCTGCAGGTGCCGATGGAATTATTGTCTCGAATCATGGTGGGCGTCAGCTCGACGGCGCCATTGCACCGATGAATGTATTAAGCGCAATTGTAAAAGCGGTGAGCCTGCCGGTCATGATTGACAGCGGGTTCCGGCGTGGGAGCGACGTGCTCAAGGCGCTGGGTCTGGGTGCTAAATTTGTGTTTGTCGGCCGATCCTTCAATTATGCGGCAGCTTATGCCGGCGAGGAAGGGGTTAGTCACACTGTGAAATTGCTCTCAGCAGAGATCCAGCGAAATATGGCGTTGCTGGGAATAAACAGGGTAGAGGACATGAATTCTGAGCGAATGTGTCTGAAAGACGGACAGCCTCTTATCGTTTCATCATGA
- a CDS encoding D-glycerate dehydrogenase has translation MKQRVVVVRRMDEDHLARLRQLFHVNYFDTLGQDNQQDYIRAMRSAHGLIGGKLVINKKILDEAPHLKVISTISVGYDNLPLDELTRRGILLCNTPDVLTETTADTGFALIMSTARRVVELAELVKLGNWVEHIDKPLYGLDVHSKVLGIIGMGRIGAAVARRGALGFGMRVLYSNSSPKPALEKELGALSCDMDELLAQSDFVCITVPLTAETHHMIGADAFLRMKSSSILINIARGKVVDEAALIAALNEGQIGGAGLDVFEEEPVSADSPLLQMPNVVALPHIGSATHETRAAMAKLAVENLILALQGKSPRNAVNEQVLLAK, from the coding sequence ATGAAACAGCGCGTTGTTGTAGTGCGTCGTATGGACGAAGATCACCTGGCGCGTTTACGCCAGCTGTTCCATGTGAATTATTTCGATACCCTGGGGCAGGACAATCAGCAGGACTATATCCGGGCTATGCGCAGCGCCCATGGCCTGATAGGTGGAAAACTCGTCATCAATAAAAAGATTCTGGACGAGGCGCCCCATCTGAAAGTGATTTCAACCATTTCAGTAGGCTATGACAATCTTCCGCTGGATGAACTTACGCGACGCGGAATACTGCTGTGCAATACTCCCGATGTGCTGACGGAAACAACGGCCGACACCGGATTTGCGCTGATCATGTCGACCGCTCGTCGTGTGGTGGAGTTGGCCGAGCTCGTTAAGCTGGGCAACTGGGTGGAGCATATCGACAAACCGCTGTATGGTCTTGATGTGCACAGTAAAGTGCTGGGCATTATTGGTATGGGGCGCATAGGTGCCGCCGTTGCCAGGCGTGGTGCACTCGGTTTTGGTATGCGCGTGCTTTATTCCAATTCATCGCCTAAACCAGCCCTTGAAAAAGAGCTCGGCGCCCTGAGTTGCGACATGGACGAACTCTTGGCCCAGTCGGATTTCGTTTGTATCACCGTGCCGTTGACGGCTGAAACTCATCACATGATTGGCGCCGACGCGTTTTTGAGGATGAAGTCCTCGTCGATCCTGATCAATATTGCTCGAGGTAAGGTGGTTGATGAGGCTGCTTTGATCGCTGCGCTCAACGAAGGCCAGATTGGTGGCGCTGGTCTCGATGTATTTGAAGAAGAGCCGGTGTCCGCTGACTCTCCGCTCCTGCAGATGCCGAATGTTGTTGCCTTGCCTCATATTGGCTCAGCTACTCACGAAACCCGTGCGGCGATGGCCAAACTCGCCGTTGAGAACCTGATTCTGGCGTTACAAGGTAAATCACCGAGGAATGCGGTCAATGAGCAGGTTCTGTTGGCCAAGTAA
- a CDS encoding dihydrodipicolinate synthase family protein has translation MSMSQGNVWSPVITPFGSDLSPDVERLVSHCRWLISQGVGLAVFGTNSEANSLTVVEKVELLEALVAAGIPADRLMPGTGSCSIGDTVTLSRRAVELGCAGVLMLPPFYYKGVSDEGLFRYYSEVIERIDDARLRVYLYHIPPVAQVSISLPLVERLIKAYPSTVVGIKDSSGDWSNTQALIDKFSEQGFHVYAGSERFLLATLRAGGAGCISATANVNPEAIARLGKTWQQADADEQQASLNRVRAVFEQFQMIPALKAATGHYSGEKDWLRTRPPLVELSADKSRELFSLLDAEHFAMPDLPSTGV, from the coding sequence ATGTCCATGTCACAAGGAAACGTATGGTCACCCGTGATTACCCCTTTCGGCAGTGATCTCAGCCCGGATGTCGAGCGCCTGGTGAGTCATTGTCGCTGGTTAATATCTCAGGGGGTCGGTCTGGCGGTGTTTGGTACCAATTCGGAGGCAAATTCGCTGACCGTAGTCGAGAAGGTGGAGTTGCTGGAGGCGCTGGTGGCCGCCGGCATCCCTGCCGATCGGCTCATGCCGGGCACCGGAAGTTGCTCAATAGGTGATACGGTGACACTGTCCCGTCGTGCTGTGGAACTAGGCTGTGCTGGCGTGTTGATGCTGCCGCCCTTCTACTACAAGGGCGTCTCGGACGAAGGCCTGTTTCGCTACTATTCTGAGGTGATTGAACGCATCGACGATGCTCGATTGCGCGTTTACCTCTATCACATTCCGCCTGTTGCTCAGGTTTCAATTAGTCTGCCGCTGGTAGAACGCCTCATCAAGGCCTACCCGAGCACCGTTGTTGGCATCAAAGACAGTTCCGGTGACTGGTCGAATACTCAGGCATTAATTGATAAATTTTCTGAACAAGGCTTTCATGTCTACGCAGGGAGTGAACGTTTTTTACTCGCGACATTAAGAGCGGGCGGCGCTGGCTGCATCAGTGCTACGGCTAACGTCAATCCTGAGGCAATAGCCAGGTTGGGAAAAACGTGGCAGCAGGCTGATGCGGATGAACAACAAGCCAGTCTTAACCGTGTTCGCGCTGTGTTCGAGCAGTTCCAAATGATTCCCGCCCTTAAGGCGGCAACGGGTCATTATAGCGGCGAAAAAGATTGGCTTAGAACCCGGCCGCCTTTAGTCGAGCTTAGTGCCGATAAGAGTAGAGAACTCTTTTCTCTATTGGACGCGGAGCATTTTGCGATGCCCGATCTGCCGTCCACAGGGGTTTAA
- a CDS encoding mandelate racemase/muconate lactonizing enzyme family protein, which yields MTRITEIRAITVNVPLINPTSFSNRQVLKRDYALVEVTGDDGVKGIGFCYGGNNAGALVTQAVRDLLRPILIGEDTHRVEGLWQEMYQESLLHGRTGSVMRAISIIDMALWDRNARAANLPLYKFLGATETDSVPAYASGGYYLEGKTPEKLADEMKGYVAKGFKAVKIKVGREDLAGEEARLAAVREAVGSDVLVMLDANNAWSDLPSALRFMRMAEQYSPYWIEEPFSPDDIDNHRRLAARTPVPVATGEIEAGRWRFKELLDKEAAMILQTDAAVCGGITEFRRIAATAASYGVEIFPHWFHDLHIHLVASTPNASMVEFFADDEVLNFRKLIDTQLEFVGGRLKLPQTPGLGFGFDEDVLARYAIDSWR from the coding sequence ATGACACGTATTACTGAGATTCGGGCGATAACTGTGAATGTTCCGCTTATTAATCCAACCAGCTTCTCGAATCGCCAAGTGCTCAAACGCGATTATGCGTTGGTCGAGGTGACGGGTGACGACGGAGTGAAAGGCATTGGCTTTTGCTACGGCGGAAACAACGCAGGTGCGTTAGTCACTCAAGCCGTGAGGGATCTGTTGCGCCCGATTTTGATCGGAGAGGATACCCACAGGGTCGAAGGACTCTGGCAGGAGATGTATCAGGAGTCGCTTCTGCACGGGCGCACTGGTTCTGTCATGCGGGCAATTAGCATCATCGACATGGCTCTATGGGACCGTAATGCGCGGGCTGCCAATCTGCCACTCTATAAGTTTCTCGGTGCTACCGAAACCGACAGCGTGCCGGCCTACGCCAGCGGCGGTTACTACCTTGAGGGCAAAACGCCGGAAAAACTGGCGGATGAAATGAAAGGCTATGTGGCGAAGGGCTTCAAGGCCGTTAAAATAAAGGTCGGCCGTGAAGACCTGGCCGGAGAAGAAGCGCGTCTGGCAGCGGTTCGTGAGGCCGTGGGCTCGGATGTGTTGGTTATGCTGGATGCCAACAACGCATGGTCTGACCTGCCATCGGCGCTCCGATTTATGCGTATGGCTGAACAGTATTCACCGTACTGGATCGAGGAGCCGTTCAGCCCGGATGATATCGATAACCATCGTCGTCTTGCTGCGCGCACGCCGGTACCCGTTGCAACCGGCGAAATAGAGGCTGGGCGCTGGCGTTTCAAGGAACTGCTCGATAAAGAGGCAGCCATGATTTTGCAGACCGATGCAGCCGTGTGTGGCGGCATTACCGAGTTCCGACGCATCGCGGCGACCGCAGCCAGTTACGGTGTCGAAATCTTTCCTCATTGGTTTCACGACCTGCATATTCATCTGGTGGCATCTACGCCAAACGCCTCGATGGTGGAGTTTTTCGCCGATGACGAAGTGCTGAATTTCCGCAAACTCATCGACACCCAACTCGAATTCGTTGGTGGGCGCCTCAAGCTGCCCCAGACGCCGGGTCTGGGCTTTGGGTTCGATGAAGATGTCTTGGCACGTTATGCAATTGATTCATGGAGATGA
- a CDS encoding tripartite tricarboxylate transporter permease, with protein sequence MDTSLILVGLVNVITFTNISLILGGTLLGLFVGAMPGLSATMALALLLPLTYNMDPASGLSMLAALYVGASYGGSISAILLRTPGTPSAAATVLDGYPLSQQGQAGRALGVSLFASFVGGLMSGLALLTAAPLLGVVVLEFGPVEMFAIAVLGITIIGSLAQGSMITGLLSGALGLLVSTVGMDFLTGTPRMTFGQINLFSGIEFVVALIGLFSIPQALRLIEKSNGVAKIASKITDRLIPSFRELKQLMPNILRSGCIGIIVGVIPGTGGDTASWFAYNEAKRFAKDKSRFGKGDIAGVAAPESANNAVVGGALIPTIALGIPGSSSTAILLGALMVQGILPGPNLLTDYGDVTYTLIWAVIFANVGLLLVGLMFTKACVSVTKVPDAFVACTIITLCIIGSFAINNSIFDVGLMLGFGLFGYWLSKAGVSPAPMVIGLILGPVMENSFHQSMLIGNHSFAVFLDSPIAIVLLCIAVLSVFQATPLFGWLKTLRRQRPAKN encoded by the coding sequence ATGGATACTTCTCTGATCCTTGTGGGACTGGTTAATGTCATCACATTTACGAATATCTCGCTGATTCTTGGCGGGACATTACTGGGCCTTTTCGTTGGGGCTATGCCTGGCCTGTCTGCAACCATGGCATTGGCATTGTTGCTACCGCTCACTTACAACATGGACCCGGCGTCGGGCCTTAGCATGCTTGCGGCGCTCTACGTTGGTGCATCCTATGGTGGCTCGATCTCGGCTATTTTGCTGCGAACTCCGGGCACCCCGTCAGCAGCCGCGACAGTGCTGGATGGCTATCCGCTGTCGCAGCAGGGTCAAGCAGGCAGGGCGTTGGGGGTTTCGCTGTTTGCGTCCTTCGTCGGGGGCCTTATGAGCGGATTGGCGCTGTTGACGGCGGCGCCGCTGCTAGGCGTTGTCGTGCTTGAGTTCGGTCCGGTGGAAATGTTCGCAATTGCGGTGCTGGGTATCACCATCATCGGCTCGCTTGCCCAGGGTTCGATGATCACTGGGCTACTGTCTGGTGCTTTGGGTTTACTGGTGAGCACCGTGGGAATGGATTTTCTCACAGGGACACCACGCATGACCTTTGGTCAGATCAACCTGTTTTCCGGGATTGAGTTCGTCGTAGCGTTGATTGGACTGTTCTCCATTCCACAAGCGCTGAGGTTGATCGAGAAATCCAATGGGGTCGCGAAGATCGCCAGCAAAATAACCGATCGCTTGATCCCGAGTTTTCGTGAACTCAAGCAATTGATGCCCAATATTTTACGGTCCGGGTGTATCGGCATCATTGTGGGTGTGATTCCCGGAACTGGCGGCGATACAGCGAGCTGGTTTGCCTACAACGAGGCCAAACGGTTTGCCAAAGATAAGAGCCGTTTTGGCAAGGGCGACATTGCTGGGGTTGCGGCGCCGGAGTCCGCCAATAACGCGGTAGTCGGCGGCGCGCTGATTCCCACTATTGCGCTGGGTATTCCCGGTAGTTCTTCCACGGCTATTCTGCTCGGGGCATTGATGGTGCAGGGCATTCTGCCGGGCCCCAATCTGCTGACCGACTACGGTGATGTGACCTATACACTGATCTGGGCGGTCATCTTCGCCAATGTTGGCTTGTTACTGGTTGGATTGATGTTCACCAAGGCATGCGTCAGCGTGACCAAAGTACCTGATGCATTCGTCGCTTGTACCATCATCACGCTGTGCATTATTGGCTCCTTCGCCATCAACAACAGCATCTTTGATGTTGGTCTGATGCTCGGTTTTGGACTCTTCGGTTACTGGCTTAGTAAAGCCGGCGTTTCGCCAGCACCGATGGTGATTGGTTTGATCCTGGGACCGGTGATGGAAAACAGTTTCCATCAGTCGATGTTGATCGGCAATCACAGCTTTGCGGTCTTCCTGGATAGCCCAATTGCCATCGTGCTTTTGTGCATCGCTGTCCTGTCGGTTTTTCAGGCTACCCCCTTGTTCGGTTGGCTCAAAACGTTACGCCGTCAGCGACCTGCAAAAAACTGA
- a CDS encoding tripartite tricarboxylate transporter TctB family protein → MNTSRLVLGIFGVGIAVVFAIDSTGYPDQAAQMPLIYSMAVALLSLGIVVQELVSLRRHRTVAVESSDAHLNDDANDDKSDAPSRYWAVFITFVLAIIYAVIINSAGYLLSTVAFMLAALWVTRTVSIVFSLIGIAAVVAVICIVFIAFLGLPIPLLPTFF, encoded by the coding sequence ATGAACACGAGCCGTTTGGTTTTGGGGATTTTTGGCGTAGGCATCGCGGTGGTTTTTGCTATCGACTCCACGGGATATCCTGATCAGGCGGCTCAGATGCCTCTTATATACTCGATGGCGGTAGCGTTGCTGTCATTGGGTATCGTGGTTCAGGAGCTGGTCAGTTTACGCCGCCATCGTACTGTGGCTGTAGAGTCCAGTGACGCCCATTTAAATGATGATGCCAATGATGACAAAAGCGATGCACCCAGTCGCTACTGGGCCGTCTTCATCACATTTGTGCTGGCCATCATCTATGCAGTAATCATCAATTCCGCTGGCTATTTACTCTCTACGGTAGCTTTTATGCTGGCTGCGCTGTGGGTAACCCGTACGGTTTCGATCGTATTTTCGCTCATAGGTATCGCCGCGGTGGTGGCCGTCATCTGCATCGTTTTTATTGCCTTTCTTGGGCTCCCCATACCTCTTCTCCCGACGTTTTTCTGA
- a CDS encoding tripartite tricarboxylate transporter substrate binding protein — protein sequence MKLLSASILALAVATAPIAANAEYSAGDEITVLQGFKAGGGSDALAQLTQPFLTKLLGVDMVNQYIPGATGAIAWTRLAKQSKQDGGTISITNTPMLMTNYIMNDAITYSIDELTPIANVVTDPGIIVVPGDSPFKTVEDLFAAAKKSPGRVTVGNSGVGGDDFFSAILVEQAADVKFQSVPFQGDGPSATAAMGGKIDASFNNLGNVYGHIVAGNLRALAIFTKERVDFLPDVPTLVEKDINVVAGSSRGYSAPAGIPEKAREQLIAAFESLKENEEFKAIAKERALVLDIVTGDDYLQMMKSMETDYKKIWKEIKSDTAK from the coding sequence ATGAAACTTCTCAGCGCATCTATCCTGGCTTTGGCAGTTGCCACCGCCCCAATTGCCGCTAATGCCGAGTATTCCGCAGGCGATGAAATTACAGTCTTGCAGGGCTTTAAAGCGGGCGGGGGTAGTGACGCTCTTGCCCAGCTGACCCAACCCTTTCTGACCAAGTTGCTCGGTGTCGACATGGTCAACCAGTATATTCCCGGCGCAACCGGTGCTATTGCCTGGACACGCCTGGCGAAGCAATCAAAGCAAGATGGCGGCACGATCAGCATCACCAATACCCCTATGCTGATGACCAACTACATCATGAACGACGCGATTACCTATTCGATCGATGAGCTCACGCCGATAGCCAATGTCGTCACTGACCCAGGTATTATCGTCGTGCCCGGCGACAGCCCTTTCAAAACCGTTGAAGATTTGTTCGCGGCTGCCAAGAAAAGCCCTGGCAGGGTAACCGTCGGCAACTCCGGTGTTGGAGGTGATGATTTCTTTTCCGCCATCCTTGTTGAACAGGCTGCTGATGTGAAATTTCAGAGTGTGCCGTTCCAGGGCGATGGTCCCTCCGCTACCGCAGCTATGGGTGGCAAGATCGACGCCAGTTTCAATAATTTAGGCAACGTTTATGGCCACATTGTGGCCGGAAACTTGAGAGCTCTTGCGATATTCACCAAAGAACGTGTCGACTTTTTGCCTGACGTACCGACGCTCGTGGAAAAAGACATCAACGTGGTAGCTGGTTCCTCGCGCGGCTACAGCGCGCCTGCTGGTATCCCTGAAAAAGCCCGCGAACAACTGATAGCTGCATTTGAATCTCTCAAAGAGAACGAAGAGTTCAAGGCCATCGCAAAGGAGCGGGCGCTTGTTCTCGATATCGTCACTGGTGATGACTATCTTCAGATGATGAAAAGCATGGAAACTGATTACAAGAAAATCTGGAAAGAGATCAAAAGCGACACTGCCAAATAG